A genomic stretch from Larimichthys crocea isolate SSNF chromosome XXII, L_crocea_2.0, whole genome shotgun sequence includes:
- the grxcr2 gene encoding glutaredoxin domain-containing cysteine-rich protein 2, producing the protein MEELQTKLNQRYEGNKPRKVRFKLASSYSGRVLKHVYEDGQELDSPEEKYPHSFVHRKIPPSHLEVEQLCGFEDTQGDQQGVYPPTGLIAQRINVYRGMGSYKPAAGQTEQADGDATSSVLDFGKIIIYTSNLRIIRAPPRKPEVLQHHAVPLVDMEGHPKAKERGSRRRAKAHRTQDGEEKEKEKRKEKEKKKEKEKEKEKEKEKEEKQISDTETKEVDSCQHCGGSGCAPCSLCHGSKLSMLANRFNESISDLRCQACYPHGLEKCQSCSSK; encoded by the exons ATGGAGGAACTCCAGACAAAACTGAATCAACGCTATGAAGGCAACAAGCCCAGAAAG GTGAGGTTCAAGCTGGCGTCGTCCTACAGCGGCCGGGTGCTGAAGCATGTGTATGAAGACGGCCAGGAGCTGGACAGTCCAGAAGAGAAATACCCTCACAGTTTTGTTCACCGCAAGATCCCTCCCAGCCACCtggaggtggagcagctctGTGGGTTTGAGGACACTCAGGGGGACCAACAGG GTGTCTATCCTCCAACAGGGCTCATTGCCCAGAGAATAAATGTGTACCGAGGAATGGGAAGCTACAAGCCTGCTGCAGGCCAGACCGAGCAAGCAGACGGAGATGCCACA TCCTCAGTGTTGGACTTTGGCAAAATCATCATCTATACCAGCAATCTGCGTATCATCAGAGCACCACCGAGGAAACCTGAAGTGTTGCAGCATCATGCAGTGCCTCTTGTGGACATGGAGGGACACCCAAAGGCGAAGGAGAGGGGAAGCAGGAGGAGGGCTAAAGCTCATCGTACACAGGacggggaggagaaggagaaggagaagaggaaggagaaggagaagaagaaggagaaggagaaggagaaagagaaggagaaagagaaggaggagaagcagatCAGTGACACTGAGACCAAG GAGGTTGACAGCTGCCAGCATTGTGGCGGTTCAGGCTGCGCTCCCTGCTCTCTGTGTCACGGTAGCAAGCTGTCCATGCTGGCGAACCGCTTCAATGAGTCCATCAGCGATCTGCGTTGCCAAGCCTGCTACCCCCATGGTCTGGAGAAGTGCCAGTCCTGCTCCAGCAAATAG